One Longimicrobium sp. genomic window, ATCCTCGTCAAGCCGCTGGTGACCGAAAAGAGCCACCAGCAGCTCGACCAGCACGGGGCGTACAGCTTCGTGGTGGCCAACGACGCCAACAAGGTCGAGATCGCCGGCGCGATCGAGAAGCAGTTCAACGTGAAGGTCAAGGCCGTCCGCACCATGCGCTATGCCGGCAAGGAAAAGCGCATGGGCAAGTTCATGGGCCGCAAGGCCGCCTGGAAGAAGGCCGTGGTCACGCTGGTCGAGGGCGACTCGATCGAGATCTTCGAGGGAGTGTAACATGCCGACCAAGCAGTTCCGGCCCATGACCGCCGGCACGCGCTTTCGCGCCATCAGCGACTTCGCCGAGGTGACCCACCAGGGCCGCCCCGAGAAGAACCTGACCGAAAGCATCACGAAGTCGGGTGGACGCAACCACCACGGCCACGTGACCAGCCGCCGCCGCGGCGG contains:
- the rplW gene encoding 50S ribosomal protein L23 translates to MRNVSQILVKPLVTEKSHQQLDQHGAYSFVVANDANKVEIAGAIEKQFNVKVKAVRTMRYAGKEKRMGKFMGRKAAWKKAVVTLVEGDSIEIFEGV